A single genomic interval of Lathyrus oleraceus cultivar Zhongwan6 chromosome 7, CAAS_Psat_ZW6_1.0, whole genome shotgun sequence harbors:
- the LOC127104801 gene encoding ruBisCO large subunit-binding protein subunit alpha, chloroplastic, whose amino-acid sequence MAPNSVTISTDKANEFYDSSQISSTRNPFATVSGKDGDIQQSNPLIVDFASLNTYSVMSVCLTKTEIIGGSVDGTVRIFGIRIGREISFSFGQSVNCISLSNDGNCILAGCLDSTVRLLDRTTDASVVSKFRAHASVVTSAQTSLSKKVKQHGRVNFRQKPNRFVIKAAAKDIAFDQHSRSAMQAGIDKLADAVGLTLGPRGRNVVLDEFGSPKVVNDGVTIARAIELPDPMENAGAALIREVASKTNDSAGDGTTTASILAREIIKLGLLNVTSGANPVSIKKGIDKTVAALVEELEKLARPVKGGDDIKAVATISAGNDELIGKMIAEAIDKVGPDGVLSIESSSSFDTTVEVEEGMEIDRGYISPQFVTNPEKSIVEFENARVLITDQKISAIKDIIPLLEKTTQLRAPLLIISEDITGGALATLVVNKLRGILNVAAIKAPGFGERRKALLQDIAILTGAEFQASDLGLLVENTTIEQLGLARKVTISKDSTTIIVDAASKDELQSRVAQLKKELSETDSIYDSEKLAERIAKLSGGVAVIKVGAATETELEDPSPEFPSVDDQQKGGKQEVPGMKTVQTVLERTATPVVYNDMPDALCLKDSPTAVRNATQAADRIHRVFRMQSFQRKQLTQYEDDEFGLLDQRVLSLLTSKSCKSGQGDGLFNTAATTTHKNQSNSKKRENIYSSELQR is encoded by the exons ATGGCACCAAATTCAGTTACAATTTCAACTGACAAAGCCAATGAATTTTATGATTCTTCTCAGATTAGTAGTACAAGGAATCCTTTTGCAACAGTTTCCGGTAAAGATGGTGATATACAACAATCTAATCCATTAATTGTTGACTTTGCTTCTCTTAATACAT ACAGTGTGATGTCTGTCTGTTTAACAAAAACTGAAATTATTGGAGGAAGTGTTGATGGAACTGTTCGGATATTTGGCATTCGTATTGGCAGAGAAATATCTTTTAGCTTTGGGCAATCTGTCAACTGTATATCATTGTCAAATGATGGCAACTGCATCCTAGCCGGTTGCCTAGACTCTACTGTGCGTCTTTTGGACAGAACCACAG ATGCATCTGTTGTATCAAAATTCAGGGCTCATGCCTCAGTGGTAACAAGTGCACAGACCAGTCTCAGCAAGAAGGTTAAACAACATGGAAGGGTCAATTTCAGGCAGAAACCTAACCGTTTTGTGATTAAAGCCGCCGCTAAAGATATCGCCTTTGACCAACATTCACGCTCCGCTATGCAAGCCGGAATTGATAAACTTGCCGATGCTGTTGGCCTCACTCTTGGACCCAGAGGGAGGAATGTTGTGTTGGATGAGTTTGGAAGTCCTAAGGTAGTTAATGATGGTGTGACAATTGCAAGAGCTATTGAGCTTCCTGATCCCATGGAAAATGCTGGTGCAGCTCTTATAAGGGAGGTTGCAAGTAAAACTAATGACTCTGCTGGTGATGGGACTACAACGGCTTCGATTCTGGCTAGGGAAATTATTAAGCTTGGACTTCTCAATGTAACATCGGGTGCTAATCCTGTGTCGATCAAGAAAGGAATTGATAAAACTGTGGCGGCTTTGGTGGAAGAGCTTGAGAAGTTGGCTAGGCCTGTTAAAGGTGGAGATGATATAAAAGCTGTTGCTACTATTTCTGCTGGAAATGATGAGTTGATTGGAAAAATGATTGCTGAAGCGATTGACAAGGTTGGACCCGATGGTGTTTTATCCATTGAGTCTTCTTCCTCGTTTGACACGACAGTTGAAGTTGAAGAAGGAATGGAGATTGATAGAGGATATATCTCCCCTCAGTTTGTAACAAATCCAGAGAAATCAATTGTTGAATTTGAGAACGCTAGAGTCTTGATTACCGACCAGAAGATTTCAGCAATCAAAGATATCATTCCTCTGCTGGAGAAAACCACTCAATTGAGAGCCCCCTTGCTTATCATTTCTGAAGATATCACTGGTGGAGCTTTGGCGACCCTTGTTGTCAATAAGCTGCGTGGTATCCTTAATGTCGCTGCCATCAAAGCTCCAGGATTTGGTGAAAGAAGAAAGGCCCTTCTTCAAGACATTGCTATATTGACAGGTGCTGAGTTCCAAGCCAGTGATCTGGGCCTTCTCGTTGAAAACACCACAATTGAACAACTTGGTTTGGCCCGGAAGGTGACCATCTCCAAGGATTCTACCACTATTATTGTCGATGCTGCATCAAAGGATGAGTTGCAATCCAGGGTTGCACAACTAAAGAAAGAGTTGTCTGAGACAGACTCAATTTATGATTCTGAGAAACTCGCCGAGAGAATTGCTAAGTTGTCTGGTGGAGTTGCTGTCATCAAGGTCGGTGCTGCCACAGAGACCGAACTGGAGGATCCATCTCCAGAGTTTCCTTCAG TGGATGATCAACAAAAAGGTGGTAAGCAAGAAGTTCCAGGAATGAAAACAGTACAGACAGTTTTGGAGCGAACTGCAACACCTGTGGTCTATAATGATATGCCTGATGCCCTCTGTCTTAAGGATTCTCCAACCGCTGTCCGCAATGCTACACAAGCTGCCGATCGCATACATCGAGTATTCAGAATGCAGTCCTTTCAGAGGAAGCAGTTAACTCAGTATGAGGATGATGAGTTTGGTTTGTTAGATCAGAGGGTTCTTTCCCTACTAACTTCTAAGTCGTGCAAATCAGGACAAGGAGATGGTTTATTCAATACTGCTGCAACAACAACACacaaaaatcagtccaattccAAAAAAAGGGAAAACATATATTCAAGTGAGTTACAGCGGTGA